tcGAAgggatcttccttcttctgttgctgtgaccgaaaacgtctaagtgagtctgatggcagactgccacttaaacctaaactaacctagctTTTAAATGCAAACATTTATCATACCACATCTTCTGCATACTGCTTACAAatacttgctcaacttttagtgaaaattatttttctatcgTTATCATAGTTGCACATAAACAACagcaaaacaaattaaatttgaacGCCCATGAAAACTTGTTTATAGAGGCAAATATGatttattaacaaaaacaatttcaaacATTGATCTCTCTTAATCCCATCTAGCGCAATGTTTGATGAACCTCAAGTAGAGCAGGTTTCTTAAAACTTCCAATGTGTTTGTCTGGAACATGAAAATGTGTTTCTTAATGCACAGTCTAATATCACAACGATCAAAGATAAGATGGCAAAAATAGAAGCTCTGAATGAGGAGTTGCAGAAAATCGCCAACGAGGAATTGGGTGAAATTACCCAAAGGATACCCAAAGATCTGGATGCATTTAAATTATGGATACAACATCAGCCTCATTTGAAGGTGCGGGATGATGATCAATTCCTCATTCAATTCTTAAGAGGCTGTAAATATAGCCTGGAAAAGGCTAAAGGAAAattagatttatttttttccttGAAAGGCAAATATCCAGAATTGTGTAATCTCACCAATGTGGATGAACCCAAGTTTAGAGAAATGAATGGAGTGGGgtgagaaattttcaaaaacaaaaaatttctgattttaagttttttgttttctaacaaAAAGTTTTCAGTTACTACCCAAACCTTTAAATGGCACAGGACCAAGAATTGTGGCTGTCCGCTATAATTTCTCCACCTCCAAATACGCCATTGATGATATTTTCCATCAAAGCTGCGCCTTGCATGAAGCAATGATAATGAATGATCCATATGCCTGTATTTGCGGCCTCGTCTACATTGTGGACTTTAGCCAAGCCACTGCTAGTCACTATCTACAAATGACACCCAGTTTTTGTAAAAAGCTGGTGATCTTTCTGGAAAAATCCATGCCCTTACGcataaaatcggtttattatatAAGGACTGCAACGGCAGCTCAACACTTTTTCAAAATGTTACTTCCTTTCTTTTCAGAGAAATTACGCCAAAGGGTAAGTTGTTTGGGTTCAATGACAGCATCCTTGACtttctattttctatttttacagATCCATATTATGGGTCATGACTTAAGTGACCTGTTACAGGACATACCTCCTTCATATTTACCTCAGGATTTCGGTGGTGAATTACCTTTATTGGATGAACTTGCTTCGAGTATGGATGATATGTGGGACAAACATAAAGAATATTTCAAAATGAATGCTTTGTGTGGATGTGATGAGAGTTTACGTCCTGGCAAGCCCCTAGATATTGATGGCTTATTCGGTGTAGGTGGATCATTTAGGCAAATTATTGTCGATTAAACTTTTCCCGGGTATTAACAAAACCTAATATAGATTTGAAATAGTTTGAGATGACAGAGTTCCTTTattgaactgtcaaataaacctattttaaggtttcattaagttttgtgaataaggccataTTAACTTATTTTAGTTTTTACCCATTTATCAGTATATCATGTGGAGGTGAAAATCggaataaaatattgaaatatttctctCTAAAAAAGAGGCGAGCTAATTGCCTAGAAGAATGCTGTAAGTGAACAAAGATTACTTGTTGAGCTAAATGAACACTGAATCGAATAGCACATTATTTTCACGTCAATGAAAATCTATGCaatgtttttggaaaaatttgtgcCAGCTGCAACATTCCTACTCCCAAGCTGAAATCTATTCACCGAATGGAGAATATCTATTCTACCAAATAGAGCAATTCAACCGATGTCTTTTTAATATTGCCACGTTTATATCTCCTTATGATAAACATTTCTTCCTTAAGTCACTGTCTGCTTTCAAGAAAAAAAGCTGAGATTCCCCCGTCCACCGTTTATTAAGTTTTGACTaggatctatatatataaaagagttgcgtgatTGACTGATTGCTGACCCATACGGCTAAAGCTACAATAGAATTTTgaacgaatgttggtcttgggtcataaccacgggataaggctggatttggtgatattcgtacgtttagataCTAAAAAGCAGAAATAGTACGCTTAGTACCGCTtttcgtactatttggtactttctttgtaaattgaactagagctttgaattttggaactgaAGTACACTTTGGtaaccttaattgggtgactataagagtttttggaatttgtacatttaggtctaaaaaaagtaccaaaaaggtacgaaatgggtaaaCTTTGTACACGGCGGATGGATTGAGatacaattttgaaatttgacttcaatgacatctggtgcaaaatgataaaaagaaaatatggaaaaaagtactggtaacgggagaatAAGTAGTaactggtaccatttggtactttctttacagatggagctagaagactgaaatttggcatgtaggtagaaCTAGCAAAGATATGATGGATGACTGaactttttacaattcgtactttttggtaccaaaattggtgccATTTGGTACCTTGTgggcagatggagctagagttactttttggtaccaaaattgatacTATTTTCTTTCTGATGGATGGAACTAGCAAAAacatgatgggtgactaaatattCTATTCACAACTCCAACATTTTTGTaccaattggtactttctttacagatggagcccgacgtttaaaattttgcatgtatataAAGGAAGgcaatatataatgggtgactaaatgaacCATTAAAAatacgtacattttggtaccaaaaaaaagaaacgttTAGTActgaaattggtaccatttagtactttctttacaaatggagctagaggtctgaaatttcgcTCGTAGGTACAGCTAGGaattatatgatgggtgactaaatgatccatttaGAATTTGtacatattggtaccaaaatttttaccatttggtactttttttacaaatggagctagaggtctgaaatttggcatgcagttacaactatataatgggtgactaaataatctcTTTACAACTTGtagattttggtaccatttggtattttctgttcagatggagcaagatgtctgaaatttggcatgtaggtaccaCTATGGTGGTTGGTGACTAAATGAccttttataataaataaaattttatttacattattGCAGTCTTGTATGAGGTATTTAATTTGACGTCCtcttatgtgtgcaaaatttatatagctctgatagctcccaaatatatctttcatccgatatggtcttttaaggctgtagaaggcacaattttagttcgatctctacaaaatttagcgtgagagATTTTGTTTGAACTTCTTATGcctgtggaaaatttcgtcaaaatcaggcaagatttacatatagcttccatacctatctttcatccgatatggccttttaagcttGTGGCAGCCAAAGTTTTaatccgatctgtacaaaatttagcgtgatGCGTTTTATTCGCCGTCTTCATGTGTgtgcattttgtcaaaatcggttca
The genomic region above belongs to Stomoxys calcitrans chromosome 5, idStoCalc2.1, whole genome shotgun sequence and contains:
- the LOC106085629 gene encoding clavesin-2-like; its protein translation is MAKIEALNEELQKIANEELGEITQRIPKDLDAFKLWIQHQPHLKVRDDDQFLIQFLRGCKYSLEKAKGKLDLFFSLKGKYPELCNLTNVDEPKFREMNGVGFQLLPKPLNGTGPRIVAVRYNFSTSKYAIDDIFHQSCALHEAMIMNDPYACICGLVYIVDFSQATASHYLQMTPSFCKKLVIFLEKSMPLRIKSVYYIRTATAAQHFFKMLLPFFSEKLRQRIHIMGHDLSDLLQDIPPSYLPQDFGGELPLLDELASSMDDMWDKHKEYFKMNALCGCDESLRPGKPLDIDGLFGVGGSFRQIIVD